From the Lactobacillus johnsonii genome, the window ATTTGTGGAATTTGGTCCGCAAATAATCTGAGCATGGCATAAGGTGTGAAGCGAGTTTCCATGTTAGCGCGAGGAGGTTCTTTTTTGAACAACTCAGTACAGTCAATTAATTCAGCAGTGTTGTTTGGATCTTTTTCTTTAATGATTTTTTTGATTAAGTTAAAAGCTTGCTCATCAAAAGCTTCATATCCTTCTGCCTGCATAGTTAAGATATAGAGGTGCAGGGGAGCGGAGGTATTTTTTAATAAAGATAGAGTTGCAATTAAAATACCATCTTCGGCGTGAGAGTCGCCGCAAAACATAATATTCATTTTAGTCTCCAATTTCTCGTTTTTGATAGTGATAATATTGATAGTCGCTATTCTTAGATCGCTTTTTTAATTGCTCGAATACTTGATCATGGAGCTTTTTTTGTTGCTCTTTTTTGGTCAAGGTAGAGTCCGGGAAGAAGGGACCATCAATATAAACAGTAATTTTGGGATGCTTGCCAAATTTGCGTTTTTGATAAGTTGTCGTCATTACAAAACTTGCCTTATTTGCCTGAACTGGAAAATTAAAGCTAGTTTCTGGAAAGGACCGAATGCTGGTATAGTAAGGCCAGACATGAGCTTCTGGATAGATTACAATATGAGCATTTTCTTTAGTTAAGGTTTTAACAGCTTTAAGTAATTTAATAGCTTGTTTAATATTTTTGCCGACTGGTAGACCTCCATAGGGCAGGAGCGTTTTCCCAATAACTGGAATTCCCCAATTTGCTTGATTAGCAATGGCATAGTAATTTTTCCAGCCAAATAAGGTTAGGGGCATGAAGACGTCATTAACCATTTGGGTATGATTTCCGTAAATAAAATATCCTTCATTTTTATATTTAGATAACTTATCCTTACCTATTACTTTGACATGCATTATGCCATAAGTAAAAAGATAAGCAAAACCAGCAGCTAAAAAACGCATCAGATAATTAAGTGGAGTGTGTTTAATGATTTGGTA encodes:
- a CDS encoding 1-acyl-sn-glycerol-3-phosphate acyltransferase, with the translated sequence MNTKPSKHHTIYYNSTTDDVVESKRQDFTLPDNYQIIKHTPLNYLMRFLAAGFAYLFTYGIMHVKVIGKDKLSKYKNEGYFIYGNHTQMVNDVFMPLTLFGWKNYYAIANQANWGIPVIGKTLLPYGGLPVGKNIKQAIKLLKAVKTLTKENAHIVIYPEAHVWPYYTSIRSFPETSFNFPVQANKASFVMTTTYQKRKFGKHPKITVYIDGPFFPDSTLTKKEQQKKLHDQVFEQLKKRSKNSDYQYYHYQKREIGD